Within Conger conger chromosome 3, fConCon1.1, whole genome shotgun sequence, the genomic segment TTTAACTTACATTTAGACTTAAGTATCCTGTTGATTTCTATGGCGATGACTTGCCACTGCTATCAcacctgttttcatttttgtacatttcctTACTGTTTTAATATGCAATGATTTTAATcgtacttaaaggtacaataggtcattttggacagtcacgagaggaattgcagcaacaaacaccctcaaatcacaacaatgtttatccagcccccttctctgtgaacgcgctgacgttcaAAGCtccccccacgccattggctgtggcaatttgaactaattttcaaccaatgagtttgaattattgtagaGCTGTACAaagttttggtacagagtgtcagtccgtaaactgtatattttgaaatttaacgactataaacacaagcagagggtgagtcaacatgtcagtgagcctttttcaatgataggaaggcatttacaatggtcttgtaacaattgTTTTAAGACAAAATATTACCTATTACTATTAAGAAATGATACcttgactattattattattattattattattattattattatatgaacaCACAGCATGAGGAACAACTATATACACACAATCAGTAGCTATAGACAGACAGGCATGCCATTCAGTATGCTacataaagaaaaagaaagctgAAATGTAAAGGTAGGAGAATGATAATTACTGTGGACTGATGCAGCTAAGGCAGCTAATTAATTGCTTGAGGGCTATTATTTTTGTGAGTACATGGACAGCACAGGATGATAACTAATCAAATGCCTGATGTAATAGCAAATTAGGTCCTCAGCCCTTGGCGATCAATTATTCCATAGTTTCAGTGTACTCATGTGGTCATTATATCGGCCAATTGCACAAGAATGAAAATGGTGACTTCCAAAGTTCCAAAATACCAGATAAttgtttaatcatttctgtcagACCATCACATTTCATTATGTGATCTAGGCTGATGCTACTTTAATGTGGTATGGAGTCCACCTACAGGAGATTGTTTGAGTACCATCTAAGTGTACGATTGATCCACACCACCATTGAATTAATGATGTGCAGACTGCCAGTGGCCACAAACAGATTGTTAATACAAGTGACATTAATTCTGATTTACATTAGTTTACTTCAGAAATAATTATGATTTATATTAGTTTACcttcaaaataaatatgctgAGTGGACCATATGCATTTCACCAACTGAAACATGGAAAAGCTtgttatgaacatataaacaagCTGTGTCCATGACATTGAATAAACTCTTCTGGAACTTCACGGTTGACTTCCTCCCTCCCCAGTACATTTTGTCCAAGATATTATTGCATGAATAAAATCAGGACAACTTTCAACCGGTCATCAAACAGATGTTTGTACCAGTGATGTAATATTTCCCTGAGACAACAAGCTCTGTTCAGCACATAGTAGAaccctttaaaaacaaactccATTCAGGACATAGAGAACCATTTAGCTAAGATCAGCTAATGGGCCTGTGACTGTGCAATCAAAGTAATGACAGAATACTGTTGCTTGGATCTTGAGCCATGGCCGTTGCCATTGGCAACACCGTAGCTTTGGGTACCAGGCATATTCTATTAAGTTATCTGTTCATCTAGCCTTTATTGAGGGCAATTTACATTGTTTAAAGTACCACCATCCATTTACGTTACCTGAACCTACTCAAGCATACAGAAGCAGTGGTCAATTTGCGATTTAAAACCACAACCCTCAAGATACTTTTTAATAAGATGGCTACCAACATTTCTCAGCCACAAGAATACACTGACTGCACTCTTCCAACGTGATATTCTCCAAAGTCCTAACCCCTTTAGCAGAAAGCTCCCAGATGTCACCGAGTTGCAGAATCAGTGTCCACATACAGCCTTTTCAGACTAAAATAATTGCAATGGTTACACCACAGCGTAACAATGCGAAACTGGGATGCTTATATCAGCTCACAAAGCTGACCACACCCCCACAAAGCTGTCAGTCACAGGCTGCACAGTTAGCCCCACCCTCTCAACGATCAATAGGCTGACCCAGACCAGATGCAAATGTTTTAAGTATAGGAGCAGGATTGGAAATTCACGCATCCCACCTCTGCCGAAAGGTCCGGAAGTCCCATGGAATTTTTCACTGGGTCCCTGATACCCAAGGGAGAGTACTGCCAGTGTCAAGTGGTCAAGGCTGCTCctgattaaaaacaattttagctgtgtgtgtgtgtacatgtccaAACACCTGCAGGCTGACTCATTAGAACGCCAAAGTTAAATATAACACCAAAGAATTGAACTTATCAGTCCCAAGGCTGTCTAGTATTCCAATTGATAAGAGAGCACCTTGTGCATCTTCACTTAGCAAAAAACTTCCCTCACTCCTGTTTGGCTCAAGAATGAGGAATTTTCCAGAAGGGCATATTGAGCTATAAGATAGCACTTTATATGAAATATGATTTTGAGACTTATAGCACATCTGAGTCGATGTGTGTTAACCTCTCCCATTTGCAAATAGAATGTGTTCAGCTGAAAAATTATCTTGTTCTCATTTTCTCCAACTACTGTCTCTTTGGGTGACAAAATTCTAGGACAGTTGCAAAGAATGCACTGATGTCTCTCAGTGACCTGACAGGCAGCAGGTAGCAGGAGAATTGGCTTGACTAACTGGCCCACCGACAGATTCATAGGATGGTAACCCATATTTAGGTATTTGCTGAACCATCAATGGGTATTTATCACCCTAAACTTTCTCACGAATTGCAaatatgtgaaaaagaaaaatactacTGTGTGTCTCAGCTGACTGTGACAAGGAGTCTGcagtctgtagtctgtatgCCATTAGCTGATCTTGACTAAAAGTGTTCAGTCTGTCTATTCTCCAATCAATgccagctctcctgtagtactgtgtgagtgGTTTAGTGAAAAATGGTCGCTAGTTCTCTTGTAGTGCTCTATGGTCTGTATGGTTTAATAGTCATGGGGGTACTTAGGAAAGAGCATCACTGACAATCACCCCCACCCCTACCAAGGCCAGCAGTCTGAATGCATTTGCATACAGAGCCTTGAAATTTCTGAAGATCACTGGAGTAAGCCACCATTCTCACAGACCACAAATTGTTTACCTTTCAAATGGGGTGGgaccaaataacacatttgactTTTGGCTGACCAAGCACATGATTTTACCGACTTTTGTGCAAATTGTGTGCTGCCAATGTGGGTCACTGCAGTTAAGTCATGTATAAAAGTAGATTTCAATCACCAGGCAATCTCTTGACATGCCAATCTATGTTAGTTCTGCACATACGTAGGTAGGTATGAGCATAAAAGTAAGTCCCTACCACATGTGATCATTACGATGtccctgcacacacaaatgttGTGTGGTTGCCTGCATGAGCGAAACTGCTCGATTTGTCAGGAAGGCTCAAGACATTTTGGGTTGTCAGATAACATTCATGCAAATTAAAGCAGGACGGATCATGCAATAGGCACACTTGGTTGTGGTTGTGAAGGAATTGTTAAGGAGACAAAAATTCCCCTAGGATGACATCTCTAGAATCGGCAGGCTTCCTGCCTCCACTCAGCATGTGATTACAAAGTCAGCAGGTAAATGGAATACATTATTTACGAAGGCCCTATGAGTGTTCTCATTCATATATATGAACCCCCCCCAGTTCCTCTAACTATGACATGAGAACTCTCATTTCATATGACAATACTCTGATCTATTACCACAGATCATGTGATTGTTAATGCCAGCTATGTGCAGTCACTGTGTATCTTTAATCATACTCCAGACTGTAGTCATAAGGTAGCCTACATGAGTTGTTACGCACCACTTCAGAGTTATCGCTTTCAACATCATCTGAATGGCATTGTCAAATAATAGACCCTATGCTCACGCGAAGAGCTGAGTAGCCCAAGTCAACTTGTATTTgaacataatttaatttcattctttctgttcgacatagccaTGAGAAATATACTTAGCAAACGCTAAGTTAAGCTTTAAGTTAAGCTTCAACGTTTTAATTTACCATGGGCTACATAAATATAGGTGGGCTTTTTCAGGGAATATATTtagtttaataatttaataattaatattaataatttattaatacTGAGTAGGATTAGCCTACTTCAAATATGTGTTAGCCAACAATGTAGGGCCATACATTTTCTCACATGTCGGACAGTTATTGGCGGAGAGTTAAGATGAATTTACCTCTTGCGTCTTTAAAGTCCTACATTACCCTAACTATATCTTGCGCAATTATGTAAAATTTTAGACAGAATGTCTATAATATGAGATATATAATAAAAGTGTCTTGATTACCTGCATTTCTGAGCTTCTTGTTTCTGAACACTGACAAAATAACCAGCAGATTCCCCAAGATGTCAACGATGATGGTAAATATCAGCACGCTGGCCAGCGCTGTCGTCACACCAGCCGACGAGGTATGTGTGGTGAAGCTGCTCTCATTCGGACCGTATGGCAGGCAATCAGTGCAGCTCACGTTATCCTCAAACTCCATATTCACAAATGTGAAGCCCCGCGAAAAGCAACTTTTTAGATAAGctaaatatattcattgagctGTCAGAATTAGTCCGAGAACCGAAAACTTTTGCCATGAAGACTCTGCGAGTGGAAACAGTCTACTACTGTGTAGGATACCAGACAGTAGGCTAGCGTATGGTTAATAGCAGAGGTAAATCATTATATCCTACTGATTTTATTTAAGTCCGGGTGCACCTCCAACGGCTGGGTCTTCTTCGTCCGTTTTTCTTGAACGCTGCCCACTGCCCGCTGTCACAGAGAATTAGACAATATGATAGGAACGATGTCCGTCACTGAAAGGAAATCCCGCAGAATTAAAACCATTAGCCGATGATGTGGTTGTAATTGTTTGTCTTgtataattaatgtatttgaacaGTATCGTCTCCTCTATCGTGAAAATGTGCGGGTTTTCTGTCTTGATAAGTTGATCGATAAACTGACGAAAGGCAGAGTCCAACCGCCGGGAACGCAAACCGGAGGTCCCAAGACGGTGAGTAGCCTATCACGCCCACCTATGACCGGCTTAAAAGCGGCGATATATGAGCCACATGGGTGTTTTGTGGTGCTCTGGTAATTCGAACCGCCTGTTATTGTCACTGTTTAAGACACCTGCCATAAAGGCTTCCAGACTGCTTTTTCGGGTCGTTGTTTTGTGAAACTAATCACAGTAGGCTATCCACAACCCCCTCCCCTGCTCCGCGCAGACAGAGACCTGTGCAGTTCACGCTTTCATTGGAAAGGGGAAATATCGCGCCACTCAGCCAATCGCTGCTGTCACTTGAACTGGGAAAATTCAGCACTTTCCATTTTCGGTGCTATTAATTATCGtatacattttgaacaaactCAAACAGGAGAAAGCACATTTGTGATGCCATCTAACACTTTTAAAACAACGGGGAATATTGTCATACAATTGATTGCAATTGTAACACAGACATATGTATGCGTATGAAGGTTGAAATTAATCAATAGGCTATATCACAGCCTTGGAATGTTCCCTGAATACATGGCGTTGCCTAGACCTGATTAACAACGATTAGAACTACTTTCCTGTGTGTGAATAAGGTCGTAAAATATCACCATACCATAATAAAAGTTATGTAGTTAAAATGTCAGATCAGTCACCCTGAAAATGTGTCGAGTGCTAGAAGGTTCAGCTCTGAGCTCCGTCTCAATTAAACCCGCTCTCCAATTTGTGCCAATGTTCCGGTGTCTGAAATCTCTTTGCCTTCCAAATGGCCCCCCCTTGTGGCAAGTTCGAGCCTTCCACTGGGAAGAAGGAGAACTGCTGGTGCCCCAGGCGGTTGTTTGTGGGAAGGTACATACAACTTTAACTAGGGTCATATCTGACCCCAGACATATGCTTGTATTGACATATGCTATTCCTTGACTTTGTGAAGCCACATgtcctaaataaatacatataacatttttctggtttctgcatgggcggcacggatggtgcagtgggtagcactcacagcaaggaggtcctgggtacgaatccccgtcggccgggagctctctgcgtgggtttcctctgggtactctggtttcctcccacagtccaaagacatgcaggtcaggctgattggagagtctaaattgcccataggtatgagtgtgtgagtgaatggtgtgtgtgccctgcgatggactggcgacctgtccagggtgtattcctgcctttcgcccaatgtatgctgggataggctccagcccccctgcgaccctgttcaggataagcgggttaagataatggatggatggatggatagtttcTGCATTAATTTACAGTGATGTGACGATTAGGTGATGACATATCCTTTGGGGTCATACATGACCCCATTCAAAAGAAACACATTCCAGCAATGATAAAATTATCTTTATAAGAATCCAGATTTTTGTGGGGACAAGATATCAAGTGATACATATCCACATATTTCGTTGGCAGGTAAAATTATGTCccaaattaaaattattataaacATGTGAATTATTACGTCAGAgggtatattttaaatgtttaatttctaAACTGTAAAGGTAGATACTTGGTATTACAGCACATGGCAGAATAGAGAAAAAGTTTCAATTGTACAATTCTGGGCTGTAGCATGAAGTCAGGGATTTCTGTGGCTCAGTGGCTGTAGAACAGTTTAGCAGCAGCAAGAACTTGAATAGTCTCACTGACTCTCCTGATGGAGTTCACAAATATCAGAAAACTGAATGTGCTATATCACATTCAAAACAAGGATATATACAATTTATCACAATGCTATCTCAATAACATTATATATTGACCTCACACGGGTTACACATGTTATGGCTTACTATTACCCGATATAAAGCCAATATGGGTGACATTAATGATTACTAAATGGCTGTAATTTAAATAATATCGATATatacttttgttttttatgagAATTAAATACCTTTTACATAATGAGACTGTTTACAGTTGGGCTACTTAGGGCACAACATTTAAATGATTGGTTGCATTTGGGCCACCCATTTGCCAGTGCCATAACTGACTCAGCATATTTGCCTATCATCTGCTATCTGGCTTGCATTGCCTGGCACCTATGTTTACACCAGGGTAATAGTGGTAGATATCTATTTAACACACGGGTGCCACACTGCCAGATTGCCGAGTTACACTATTGCATGTTCCCCATTTTCACTTTTGTCGGACAAAGTAGCGTACTGTTTATGGTACCACTTTTACCTTAAATGTGGTTGTCTGGTAACAATTTTATATGCAAGTTTTTTTTAGAGCATTTTAGTAGTTAGGTCTCTTTAGTTAATCGCTTTAACTAAACGAGGTAGAAAACTTGCCATAGCCTACAGCACCATATAGCCAGTGCACATTGATTAGCTGAAGGATGCCCATATTGTGCCAGTTTGTTTAAGCAATCTACTCCTGCTGTCAGGCCGAGATCCATTTAAATCAAGTTGCATTACTAAATATCCAACTGTATGAATGGATTGTGTAAAAAAATTTCACGTATTAAATCGCTAGTCTCCAAGAACTGATAAATGCTGAAACGCATGCCATATTCATTCAAATCCAATGTTGAATCATTCAGTTTTAGTGCTTGACCCTTACTAGTCTGAGTCACAGGCAGAACTATAACCTCTCATTAGCTCGTCAGAACCGACCTGTCTGAACTCCAGCCTAAGAATACTTCCAATACAGCACAAATCATGGGCTTTTATCAGTGACTCAGTTTTAACACAGCATTGTGAAGAAACCAGGACTCATAAGCTGCAGTTTCATGCAAGAgcagttcattttcagaaatgttaatTATTCAAATAGctttaaatacaaaacattatacAGAGGTTTTAGCAGCTAATATACCCCATCTCATGTCTTTACCATTTTGCCCCCATGGTCCACCAAAGTCCCCAAAAATATTTATGTGTGGTATCTGCCAGACCATGACCTAGGACTATGTTGCTctttaagacaaaaaaaaaaaaacattacttccGCTGAGAACTGGAAGTGAAGAACAACCATACTTATAAGAAGCATGTCTAAGGGCAAAGAATAGCATAGCGTTAGACATCAGGAGACCTGTAAAACATAAATAGGAGCCGTTCCCATCAGCTTCCTGTTCAGACGGTTCCTGTGCCCAGGATTCATGAGGTAGCCACAGGGCATAGTATAGAGTTGAATTTAGCCACAGTATATTAGTCCAATAAATGGCATTGTAATTAACTTTTTCATTTAGAAATACACCCCCTGCAACCTTATGGTATCTAAATATGTCACTGCCCAGGGCGTTGAAAATTAGCACTTCTGCCCGTTTTAACTGCTGCTGGAAAACATACGATCTTGGTACTAAACACTGGAATTTATAATCACAGATAGAATTATATTGTTTGCTCCATGTGCTAACAGACATTTTcttgtcaaaaaaacaaaaacaaagcttcGCCACTTACTTAGTCTCTGCCGATAACTAGTGTTTAAGAACAGAATCACGCATTCCCGGACACACATCCTGCATCCGTAAATCGTAGTCTCTCTGTCGTTTTCGCAATAACGACACATTCCAATTCAAAAGACTTGGCTGCAACAAAAATGTACCATCATTTTAACTTCCAGACACTCCAAagccaaaaacaaatgaatacactGGAGCTGgcattttgctaatttattagaGGAGGACACAATCACAAAGAAAGAGGCTTACATGAACATTTGAcgttttctttaaaaatgcacaaaagtaTCAAACTATCACTGTACAATGTGGGCGGCGAGGGACAGGTCACTACAGAGGGCAGGCCGCTGTGGAACGTAGCTTACACGGGGCCCGACTTACAATGCAGcccatacaaaatggctgcagtgaaGGCATCTTCCAGGACACCAAATTTAAAAATCGTACAGGCAAGAGttcgttaaaaaaaagaaacaaagaaacactaTGTGAATAAGGTGAATGTCGGGCAGCTCcgaccctcctcttcctcagtatCGACGGCGTTTGTTGGGGCCAAAGTCAGCGGGCCCTGGGGGGCCCCTGGGGAACCCCGGCTGGGCTCCGGGCATGACGTTGTTGCCCATGCCTTCCAAAGGGAAGCGTTCCTGCtgtgcctggggggggggggaaggagagggagagagggagagagggagagagggagagagagagagagagagagagagagagagagagagagagagagagagagagatgcccaTCATGCTAATGCATTTCATCATACAATATGCAGATGACATTGTAAAGGCCAGTCTCTGAAGCAAATTAGAACCATTTGAGAAGCCAGCAAGGACAAGGAGGCCGATCCCTTTGCAGTGCTCATTGCACTAGCCTCACCATTAAAGGGTTGGCTTCAGTTGGCATGGCGCTCGCTCCACTGGGCAGAGATGGTCCGCCACCCATCTGGGCTCCTCCACCCATTTGGGCTCTGTTCATTCCCATGCCCTGCCCTGGAACGCACAGACAGTGAgtttacacacactacacactacacacacctgacacTGACAAACTACCACACACTTACCTGCCATGTGCATTCTCGCATCTTGGTCTCTCTGCGAAGGACACAATTAGAAACCATTTTAGTATCAGTATAAATTCTGAATATCCAGCACAAAAAAACCCTCTGCAGCATTCATATGCTGTATGAGCTACATGCTCTTCACTTGAACAGATTTTAATCGAATGGCTAAATACAGTGCCCTGCatgatgtttgggacaaagacccaacatttatttattttcctctgcaCTCCACAATAACTtcaacatcagagtctggatatcttattttcagattGTTTTACGagcaatactaaaactcttttgcatttgaatggcttTAGATGGAAATTTGGGGGTGGGACtaaattcagctgtaaattatgccgatacagtatggaacacatttgttggcagAATGATTTTAAGTCAGtaagggtccaaggtatgaaatgagcctcaaaccactgtgctgctgccagatatgcagcaTATGCGAAAATAATTGCTTCTCCTAAATATGTTTTCCCCATTGAGTTCAAACggaaaatttgtcaggagaaaaaaTTTTCCACATCTACTGCATGAGGCTCATTTGATGATGAGGCTcatgtgcactttaaccgcTAATGATTTTCTTTCATTACGGATCTCAAACTGTAGAGCGGGTTTTGAAGCAGGGGAGGGGAGCTTTAAGGGAGACTCACGTTCTCGGGGAAGCCGGCTTTGAAGCCCTCCTGCCGACGGGCCATCTCCTCCTCGCGCCTCCtgcgctcctcctcctgccgcAGCTCGATCTGCTTCCTCTTCTGCACCTCCTGGCTGTGCATCTCCTCCATCCTGCGGAGCTCCTCCTGCCGCCTCAGCAGGtctgagagcgagggagagacggGCTCATACGTCAGTGCacagacacattacacacatccgTATAGAACACACTGTCCCCGGGTCTCAGAccgcaacacacacaaacacacagctcctcTTCCAGTCCTTAGCTCTGAGTGACTGCAtatctctcacagacacagacacagacatacatacagacagagagacacacagaaacctCACACCAAGCCCATTCAGTGTGTTTCTTTGAAGAATAATCAGTTTCATCCAACAGTTACgaaaatatttaatccaaaTGCAATACCCGCGCCATTTCTTTTAGAAAATACTCAAATCCAGCCATGGCCCAAATACAACGAAGGCGGCAGGGACAGGCCAGTTGGGAGCAATGACGTGGGCAGGTGAGTTGAGGGGAGTGGAGAGTAATGAGAGGGGCAGGTGAGCTGAGGGGAGTGGAGAGTAATGAGAGGGGCAGGTGAGCTGAGGGGAGTGGAGAGTAATGAGAGGGGCAGGTGAGTTTAGGGGAGTGTTTTAGGCCTCACCTTGTCTCATGAGCATGACCTGGTGCTCATGCTGGGCAgcctccagctcctgctccagctTCTCGCGGGCCTCTTTGATGTTACGGTCCACCTGCTCGTACTGCTGCTTCTCCATGTCCATCAGGGCCTTCCAGCGCATGGCGTACTCGTACTCAAAGGACCCGGGCTGGGCGAAACGAGGAGGCTGCTCCCGCTCCCTGTCAACCACGCGCCGTATAAACACGTCACCAAGCTAACACTCCCGCTCCGTCAACCACAGTGCCGTTTAAACAAGTCAGCAAGCTAACACTCCCGCTCCGTCAACCACAGTGCCGTTTAAACAAGTCACCAAGCTAACAGACATTTCTGCAGTCCCCACTAGCCAccctcactgcaccccaacGGCCGTTAACACTCAGCCACTCATGTCCTAAAAGCCAATGCCACATTGCCCAGAGATACTCCCAACATTCAAAACAGCCACAACCACTCTGCCCAATAGCCACCACCACACTGCTTAATAATaacaactttatttgtataggtCTTTCAGCATAGAGCACAAAGTgcgttaaccctttcagtcccaagcccagtatgACGTGGCTCCTCCAAAATGGCTCTGGCTGAGAAAAGTGAGAAAGGGGACTCAAAAAGGCATATGCTTGAGTGCGCCATATGGCACTTGAGATTCTATGGTACCTATatgcttgagtgccatatggcactcttggaaCTGAAAGGGTCAATAGCCTTTCAATAgccacccccacactgcccaaTAGCCACTCCCACAAATGTCAACAGCCACTTTTCTCCAAGGGCCACtcccacatgacatgacataaaaTGTCCTCCCACAGCCAGGTCCTGTCGGTGTCTGCAGGGCTGCACTCACTTGTGATACTGCTGGTTCTTACTGATGAGCCTCTCCGGCAGACCCTCGTCCTCATCGTACTGCTCCAGAGGCTCCACGGTCACAGGACGTGGAAAACTGAGAGGGATTAAACATAGGACAGGGATTAAACACTCAgaccagaacaaaaacaaagggaagcgcttaataaaataaataaatatgaacaaatgaCTTAGCATTGTTGTCTTGCAAATACACAACCCAATATAAATGTGGCAGTtcaccaaaaaatgtaaattaaattaagtttatacttacccagagtactacCTATTCAGGTAGTTTTACTGAAACATACATTTACTAGATTTGGTGACTTTCTTAGATGCATTTTGCCATGCTGTGTCAAAATAAGCATCTAGAAAGAAAAATCtagaaaatgtcacatttcagcTAAATTTCAGGGCGTAAAAGCCTGACCAGTCACTGTGTAAAAGCATGAC encodes:
- the LOC133124431 gene encoding non-POU domain-containing octamer-binding protein-like codes for the protein MQGNRGPRPEQHNHGPPRYQGPPPHHRRGPDSNGQHAERSKPPPDANTGITIDLQAFRKPGEKTYTQRSRLFVGNLPSGTTEEEVEKLFSKYSKPSEIFINKDRGFGFVRLETRTLAEIARVELDDAPFNGRQLRVRFATQGSALSVRNLPQNISNELLEEAFSMFGQVERAIVIVDDRGRPTGKGIVEFTAKPPARKALDRCADGAFLLTVFPRPVTVEPLEQYDEDEGLPERLISKNQQYHKEREQPPRFAQPGSFEYEYAMRWKALMDMEKQQYEQVDRNIKEAREKLEQELEAAQHEHQVMLMRQDLLRRQEELRRMEEMHSQEVQKRKQIELRQEEERRRREEEMARRQEGFKAGFPENRDQDARMHMAGQGMGMNRAQMGGGAQMGGGPSLPSGASAMPTEANPLMAQQERFPLEGMGNNVMPGAQPGFPRGPPGPADFGPNKRRRY